A region of Beijerinckia sp. 28-YEA-48 DNA encodes the following proteins:
- a CDS encoding fumarylacetoacetate hydrolase family protein, which yields MRFTVYQDGTSEGLATARADGSWVGRKASDPHYPGHLDDLVTKGPTALRAAHESLLGGTAVDLTKVTIKPPLRRPGKIICVGLNYADHSAESGFKQPDYPTLFSRFASGFIGQNEAMVRPKQSTQLDYEGELVAVIGKGGRHISKAAALDHVIGYSIFNDGSIRDFQMKTPQWTVGKNFDGTGAFGPWFVTADELPPGCKGLKLQTRLNRTVVQSAMIDEMVFDVATLIATISEAMTLESGDIIVTGTPSGVGMARKPPLYMKAGDVVEIEIDKIGILSNPVVDEV from the coding sequence ATGCGTTTCACGGTCTATCAGGACGGCACGAGCGAAGGACTGGCGACGGCACGGGCTGACGGCAGCTGGGTCGGACGCAAGGCGAGCGATCCCCATTATCCTGGCCATCTGGACGACCTGGTCACCAAGGGACCCACGGCTCTGCGCGCCGCCCACGAAAGCCTGCTCGGTGGCACGGCGGTGGACCTGACCAAGGTGACGATCAAACCGCCGTTGCGGCGGCCGGGCAAGATCATCTGCGTCGGCCTGAACTATGCGGACCACTCGGCCGAGAGCGGTTTCAAACAGCCGGATTATCCGACGCTCTTCTCCCGTTTCGCCTCCGGCTTCATCGGCCAGAACGAAGCCATGGTGCGCCCGAAGCAGTCGACGCAGCTCGATTACGAGGGCGAGCTTGTCGCCGTCATCGGCAAAGGCGGGCGCCATATCAGCAAAGCCGCCGCGCTCGACCATGTCATCGGCTATTCGATCTTCAACGACGGCTCGATCCGCGATTTCCAGATGAAGACGCCGCAATGGACCGTCGGCAAGAACTTCGACGGCACCGGCGCGTTCGGCCCCTGGTTCGTCACCGCCGATGAACTGCCGCCCGGATGCAAAGGTTTGAAGCTTCAAACGCGCCTCAACCGCACCGTGGTACAGAGTGCCATGATCGACGAAATGGTGTTTGATGTCGCGACTTTGATTGCAACGATCAGCGAAGCGATGACACTGGAGTCCGGCGACATCATCGTCACCGGCACACCATCGGGCGTCGGCATGGCGCGCAAGCCGCCGCTGTATATGAAGGCTGGCGATGTTGTCGAAATCGAAATCGACAAGATCGGCATTCTCAGCAACCCCGTGGTCGACGAGGTCTGA
- a CDS encoding VOC family protein — MTANHGFIQPSRRPGELGIHSLDRSHMVVPDLKTAQAFYDSFGLDVREEGNGLGLYTHGSPHKWVSIGEGPRKKFGYFSFGLYEEDFAPFAKRLQDLGITRIDPPKDLESNGIWFHDPDGNLLEAKIAEKSSPSAKSEFSAVSVPGGVRGAPYRRDAGRVHPRRLSHTLLFTTDVSRAIDFYTRVMGLRLSDRSGEGIAFMHGIHGSDHHLVAFAKSNAPGHHHYSWDVGSVMDVGLGAMLMLEKGYDRGWGLGRHVLGSNYFHYVRDPWGSYSEYSADIDYVPVDHDWQAGDHPPEDSLYVWGPNLPEDFIHNYEA, encoded by the coding sequence ATGACCGCCAACCATGGTTTCATCCAGCCGTCGCGCCGCCCAGGGGAACTCGGCATTCATTCGCTCGATCGTAGCCACATGGTCGTGCCCGATCTGAAGACCGCACAAGCTTTTTACGACAGCTTCGGGCTCGACGTGCGCGAAGAAGGCAATGGCCTCGGCCTCTACACCCACGGCTCACCGCATAAATGGGTGAGCATTGGCGAAGGACCGCGCAAGAAATTCGGCTATTTCTCCTTCGGCCTCTATGAGGAGGATTTCGCGCCCTTCGCCAAGCGGTTGCAGGATCTGGGCATCACCCGGATCGATCCGCCGAAGGACTTGGAGTCGAACGGTATCTGGTTCCACGATCCCGACGGCAATCTGCTCGAAGCAAAGATCGCCGAAAAATCATCGCCGAGCGCCAAATCGGAATTCTCCGCGGTTTCGGTTCCCGGCGGCGTCCGTGGCGCGCCCTATCGCCGCGATGCCGGCCGTGTCCATCCGCGCCGGCTATCGCACACCCTGCTGTTCACGACTGATGTCTCGCGCGCGATCGATTTCTACACCCGGGTGATGGGCCTGCGGCTTTCCGATCGCTCCGGAGAAGGCATCGCCTTCATGCATGGCATCCATGGCAGCGATCATCATCTCGTCGCCTTCGCCAAGTCGAACGCACCTGGCCATCACCACTATAGCTGGGATGTCGGCTCGGTCATGGACGTCGGCCTGGGCGCCATGCTGATGCTGGAGAAGGGTTACGATCGCGGCTGGGGCCTCGGCCGCCATGTCCTCGGCTCGAACTATTTCCATTATGTGCGCGACCCATGGGGCAGCTACAGCGAATACTCGGCCGACATCGACTACGTGCCTGTCGATCATGATTGGCAGGCCGGCGACCATCCGCCGGAAGATTCGCTTTATGTCTGGGGGCCAAACCTGCCCGAGGATTTCATCCACAATTACGAGGCCTGA
- a CDS encoding TRAP transporter substrate-binding protein produces the protein MRKLLTGLLGGLAACFMAQTVNAQQFTMKLSSPTINDVTHEWMKAFKAGVEERSKGKIKVEIYPANQLGQIPATVEGVAMGTIEMTFPAIGFYIGLEPRFQTLDANGLFDSTEHGQKVLADPEIRKRLATFGEAQGVEPLVTFLSGEVVLATHKPIRTVDDFKGLKLRTTGGSPMYNEPFLKLGASPLSLPLGEVLPNLQNKAIDGAMANMAVISAFKYFDITKNATYLPGSFTMVSGLTNRRFLKSLGPELEAIVRDEAQKHETLFSSMAPKFKADLEGAWKKGGGELITFSPEETKRYLEQVTAVVPKIVGASPQTKEDYEAFLAAAKKYR, from the coding sequence ATGAGGAAACTGCTGACGGGACTGCTCGGCGGCCTTGCTGCCTGCTTTATGGCGCAGACGGTGAATGCCCAGCAATTCACGATGAAACTGTCGTCGCCGACGATCAACGACGTCACCCATGAGTGGATGAAGGCCTTCAAGGCGGGCGTCGAGGAACGTTCCAAGGGCAAGATCAAAGTCGAAATCTATCCGGCCAACCAACTCGGCCAGATCCCGGCGACCGTCGAAGGCGTCGCCATGGGCACGATCGAGATGACCTTCCCGGCCATCGGTTTCTATATCGGCCTCGAGCCACGGTTCCAGACGCTGGATGCCAACGGCCTGTTCGACAGCACCGAACATGGCCAGAAGGTTCTAGCCGATCCCGAGATTCGCAAAAGGCTCGCGACCTTCGGTGAGGCCCAGGGCGTGGAGCCGCTGGTGACCTTTCTCAGCGGCGAAGTCGTACTTGCAACCCATAAGCCGATCAGAACGGTGGACGACTTCAAAGGGCTGAAGCTGCGCACGACAGGCGGTTCGCCCATGTACAACGAGCCATTCCTGAAGCTCGGCGCTTCGCCGCTCTCCTTGCCGCTCGGCGAAGTTCTGCCCAATCTACAGAACAAGGCGATCGATGGCGCCATGGCCAATATGGCGGTCATTTCGGCCTTCAAATATTTCGACATCACGAAAAATGCCACTTACCTGCCAGGCTCATTCACGATGGTTTCCGGCCTCACCAATCGACGGTTCTTGAAATCTCTCGGGCCTGAGTTGGAAGCGATCGTGCGTGACGAAGCGCAAAAACACGAAACGCTGTTCAGCAGCATGGCGCCGAAGTTCAAAGCCGATCTCGAAGGCGCTTGGAAAAAAGGTGGCGGCGAATTGATTACCTTCTCGCCGGAAGAGACAAAGCGCTATCTTGAGCAGGTGACTGCCGTCGTCCCGAAGATCGTCGGCGCCTCGCCGCAGACCAAGGAAGACTATGAAGCCTTTCTTGCCGCGGCCAAGAAATATCGCTGA
- a CDS encoding alpha/beta hydrolase, with product MNPTTHSITIAGGKVSMLQAGPAGATPVLLVHGGRAGQSPIAYGSHMWASVMPHLAAGRPVVALDLPGAGGSDLGSPNLLTIDGLRGHLADVLAALAFEKVHVVGHDIGGLVGLWLAALAPLKIASLSIVASAAAPPMGDGLDDIVLQAAPAPLWTRGSQAWAFDRLSYSHAHIDDTLLDACVAAAAGTPHRAAVAAMQDEAVRNRNFGIPAMKGKMWAILREKGIAVPTQLVWSNNDPLATRDGGNMLFKILAEKQYATYFHILNRAGSFAFREQPREFAEITASFHDGVDAMSAAWSAARNAA from the coding sequence ATGAACCCGACAACTCATTCGATCACCATCGCCGGCGGCAAGGTTTCCATGCTGCAGGCTGGCCCCGCAGGCGCCACGCCGGTTCTGCTGGTTCACGGCGGCCGCGCCGGCCAATCGCCGATTGCCTATGGCAGTCATATGTGGGCCAGCGTGATGCCTCATCTGGCCGCAGGCCGGCCGGTCGTGGCGCTCGATCTTCCCGGTGCCGGCGGCAGCGATCTTGGTTCTCCCAACTTGCTGACGATCGATGGTTTGCGCGGACATCTTGCCGATGTGCTGGCCGCGCTGGCGTTCGAAAAGGTTCATGTCGTCGGCCATGATATCGGTGGCTTGGTCGGGCTATGGCTCGCCGCGTTAGCGCCGCTGAAGATCGCTTCGCTCTCCATCGTGGCGAGCGCTGCGGCGCCGCCCATGGGTGACGGGCTTGATGACATTGTCCTCCAGGCTGCACCCGCTCCGCTCTGGACGCGGGGATCGCAGGCCTGGGCCTTCGATCGCCTGTCCTATTCCCATGCCCATATCGATGACACGCTGCTCGACGCTTGCGTTGCGGCCGCCGCAGGAACGCCGCACCGCGCGGCTGTCGCCGCCATGCAGGATGAAGCCGTCCGCAACCGCAATTTCGGTATTCCGGCAATGAAGGGGAAAATGTGGGCCATCCTGCGCGAGAAGGGCATTGCTGTTCCGACCCAGCTGGTCTGGAGCAACAATGATCCGCTGGCGACGCGCGACGGCGGCAATATGCTGTTCAAGATTCTCGCCGAGAAGCAGTACGCCACCTATTTCCATATCCTCAATCGCGCCGGCAGTTTTGCCTTTCGCGAACAGCCGCGGGAGTTCGCCGAGATCACGGCGTCCTTCCACGATGGTGTCGATGCGATGAGCGCGGCTTGGAGCGCAGCAAGGAACGCTGCCTAA
- a CDS encoding alpha/beta hydrolase, which translates to MNFSPVAGKQMPSPKHIDVQGLKTRYYEAGSGEPIVFMYGGNFGSSESASSAPVWSTNFLPLSDAFKVIAFDKIGQGFTDNPVRNEDYTMAAVVRHAAAFIEALKLPPVHLVGHSRGGFGVTRIALEYPHLVRSVTIVSSGTLSPRVSPNEVILSNAPFPPYSRESARWIYEGYSYDPKKVTDDWIDAVMDVFEQPKYKVSVQKMVDEGAGARYFIPELAKQKRETLNWLREGRLQRPTQVIWGQNDPTVQVEGGFDVFDMIAAHNRRTSFSLFNHAGHFSYREQPERFNALLAHFVRNASA; encoded by the coding sequence ATGAACTTTTCGCCGGTCGCCGGCAAGCAAATGCCGTCGCCAAAGCACATCGACGTGCAGGGCCTGAAGACCCGCTATTATGAAGCTGGGAGCGGCGAGCCGATCGTCTTCATGTATGGCGGCAATTTCGGCTCGTCGGAGTCGGCTTCGAGCGCGCCGGTGTGGAGCACCAACTTCCTGCCGCTTTCCGATGCTTTCAAGGTCATTGCCTTCGACAAGATCGGCCAAGGCTTTACCGACAACCCGGTCCGCAACGAAGATTACACGATGGCTGCCGTCGTCCGTCACGCGGCGGCTTTCATCGAAGCCCTGAAACTGCCGCCCGTCCATCTCGTCGGCCACTCCCGTGGCGGCTTCGGCGTCACGCGCATCGCGCTTGAATATCCCCATCTCGTCCGCTCGGTGACGATCGTCAGCAGCGGTACGTTGAGCCCGCGCGTCAGCCCGAATGAAGTCATCCTGTCGAATGCGCCATTTCCGCCCTACAGTCGTGAGAGCGCGCGCTGGATCTACGAAGGCTATTCCTACGATCCCAAGAAGGTCACCGACGATTGGATCGACGCGGTGATGGATGTGTTCGAGCAGCCGAAATACAAGGTGAGCGTGCAGAAGATGGTCGATGAAGGGGCGGGGGCCCGCTACTTCATTCCGGAACTGGCGAAGCAGAAGCGCGAAACGCTTAATTGGCTGCGCGAGGGCCGCTTGCAGCGACCCACCCAGGTCATCTGGGGGCAGAACGATCCGACGGTTCAGGTCGAGGGCGGCTTCGATGTGTTCGACATGATCGCCGCGCACAATCGGCGCACGTCGTTCAGCCTCTTCAACCACGCCGGGCATTTTTCCTATCGGGAGCAACCGGAGCGCTTCAACGCTCTGCTCGCCCATTTTGTCCGCAACGCCAGCGCCTGA
- a CDS encoding ABC transporter permease: MSSPNKIGQRLVAESFVVVAIALWWLSSAQFPPNVFPNPIQVFWELVRLSTDAEFWGHAAATGIRVLLAVVLSTVLGSALGILPRYFPWLGGIVDDVLVPFFTSFPAIVWAILGTVWFGLTGTAILIVQTLIIFPFCLVNVTEGGKEIGREEIEMGRSFGRRPWSIFWRIELPLLAPFIISGARISYGVCWKISLIAELFGGRSGLGYMMQWARDFGSVDSIIAICLAIVFFVSIGDALVLRPLTQLFQPKTEAGSRSKKGHQSPELLVTPTVGRG, translated from the coding sequence ATGAGCTCTCCTAACAAGATCGGGCAGCGTCTCGTCGCCGAGTCTTTCGTGGTGGTCGCCATTGCGCTTTGGTGGCTGTCGTCGGCGCAGTTCCCGCCAAATGTGTTTCCAAATCCGATCCAGGTCTTCTGGGAGCTCGTGCGGCTGAGCACCGATGCGGAATTCTGGGGCCATGCGGCAGCGACCGGGATCCGCGTTCTGCTGGCGGTTGTCCTCTCGACGGTTCTGGGCAGCGCGCTGGGCATTCTGCCGCGCTATTTCCCCTGGCTCGGCGGCATCGTCGACGATGTGCTGGTGCCCTTCTTCACCTCCTTCCCAGCCATCGTCTGGGCCATTCTTGGCACCGTTTGGTTCGGCCTCACCGGCACGGCGATCCTGATTGTGCAGACCTTGATCATCTTCCCGTTCTGCCTGGTCAATGTGACCGAGGGCGGCAAGGAGATTGGTCGCGAAGAAATCGAAATGGGGCGCAGCTTCGGCCGCCGTCCTTGGTCGATCTTCTGGCGGATCGAACTGCCGCTGCTCGCCCCCTTCATCATCTCGGGCGCCCGTATCTCTTATGGCGTGTGCTGGAAGATCAGCCTCATCGCCGAGCTCTTCGGCGGCCGTTCTGGCCTTGGCTATATGATGCAGTGGGCGCGTGATTTCGGCAGCGTCGACAGCATCATCGCGATTTGCCTGGCCATCGTCTTCTTCGTTTCCATTGGTGATGCCCTGGTCCTGCGGCCGCTGACGCAATTGTTCCAGCCCAAAACCGAAGCGGGCAGCCGTTCCAAGAAAGGGCATCAAAGCCCGGAATTACTGGTGACGCCGACGGTGGGGCGGGGCTGA
- a CDS encoding ABC transporter permease subunit, translating to MPPAFLTSRRWITLAFVLLLFIAWQWYSAHMPPVLIPSPARVWDRFVELWTDPKNLAYAISSLIHVTVSVVLAFVLGVTIALLGYYFDILDLAIYGRLTPFLNSFSSIGWAFLAMIWFGVNESSVIFATTIVLLPFAIINAGTGLRELDREVVEMGRSFGRGARGQIIWIILPMMFPYLFATIRLCFGIGWQVVLTAELLCGSSGLGMLINLARQRYWTDMVFAVAALILLVVYLTDRIVFAAIQKRLRRRYELS from the coding sequence GTGCCGCCTGCGTTCCTGACGTCGCGGCGCTGGATCACGCTGGCCTTCGTCCTGCTGCTGTTTATCGCCTGGCAGTGGTATTCAGCACATATGCCGCCGGTGCTGATCCCAAGCCCGGCCCGTGTTTGGGATCGGTTCGTTGAACTTTGGACCGATCCCAAGAACCTGGCCTATGCGATCTCGTCGCTGATCCATGTGACGGTCTCGGTTGTCCTGGCCTTTGTTCTGGGCGTCACCATCGCGTTGCTCGGCTATTATTTCGACATTCTCGATCTGGCGATCTACGGACGTCTGACGCCGTTCCTGAATTCTTTCTCCAGCATCGGTTGGGCCTTCCTGGCCATGATCTGGTTCGGCGTCAACGAAAGCTCGGTGATCTTCGCGACGACGATCGTGCTTCTGCCCTTCGCCATCATCAATGCTGGCACGGGCCTGCGCGAACTCGATCGCGAAGTGGTCGAAATGGGGCGCAGCTTCGGTCGCGGCGCCCGGGGTCAGATTATCTGGATCATCCTGCCGATGATGTTTCCCTATCTCTTCGCCACCATCCGCCTTTGTTTCGGCATTGGCTGGCAGGTGGTGTTGACGGCGGAACTTCTCTGCGGCTCGTCGGGGCTCGGCATGCTCATCAATCTGGCGCGCCAGAGGTATTGGACGGATATGGTTTTCGCCGTGGCGGCTCTGATCCTCCTCGTCGTCTATCTGACCGACCGCATCGTCTTCGCCGCGATCCAGAAACGTTTGAGGAGACGCTATGAGCTCTCCTAA
- a CDS encoding ABC transporter substrate-binding protein, which yields MNTSIIRNAAAGLALMFGVQSALAAETITYGSLPDPGYDAVVWAIENGKVSDPNVTIKVERVSSIPALMQAAMTQQFNLLPNGVLSLPQMRESGLPIKVLSTLLRYHPEGHSADVWVMPNSPFKTMQDLKGKTIAVVSGEAQNVVSVRWVISERFGMNADLVGGDFRWVEMPQAQFEAALQAGRVDAVSFSNVPAYTATKDGKYRSLLQGSKELEKMYGGPMPSLFLFGYENDMNKRADAYVAAGNLLKASAAYVLKNPDEVFAAVAPKYKISKDDLQTWFLTYAQMPLALGPTDKQVMMKAWQSGAKMGMLKKVPDSPDELIWSKAITQ from the coding sequence ATGAACACTTCGATCATAAGAAACGCGGCGGCCGGCTTGGCCCTCATGTTTGGGGTGCAGTCCGCCCTGGCGGCCGAGACTATCACCTATGGCTCATTGCCCGATCCGGGCTATGACGCGGTGGTCTGGGCCATCGAGAACGGCAAGGTCAGCGATCCGAACGTTACGATCAAAGTGGAACGGGTCTCGTCGATCCCCGCCTTGATGCAGGCGGCGATGACCCAGCAGTTCAACCTGCTGCCCAATGGTGTTCTCTCCCTGCCGCAGATGCGCGAGAGCGGCCTGCCGATCAAGGTTCTCAGCACCTTGCTGCGCTATCATCCGGAGGGGCATAGCGCCGATGTCTGGGTGATGCCGAATTCGCCTTTCAAGACCATGCAGGATCTTAAAGGGAAAACCATCGCCGTCGTGTCTGGCGAAGCACAGAACGTCGTCTCCGTACGCTGGGTGATCAGCGAACGGTTTGGCATGAACGCCGATCTCGTCGGCGGTGATTTCCGCTGGGTGGAGATGCCGCAGGCGCAGTTCGAGGCGGCGCTTCAGGCGGGCCGTGTCGATGCGGTGTCGTTCAGCAATGTGCCGGCCTATACGGCAACGAAGGACGGCAAGTATCGATCCCTCCTGCAGGGTTCGAAAGAACTGGAGAAAATGTACGGCGGACCGATGCCGTCGCTTTTTCTCTTCGGCTATGAGAACGACATGAACAAGCGGGCCGATGCCTATGTGGCGGCCGGCAACCTTCTGAAAGCCTCGGCTGCCTATGTGCTGAAAAATCCCGACGAAGTCTTCGCCGCCGTCGCCCCCAAGTACAAGATCTCCAAGGATGATCTGCAAACCTGGTTCCTGACCTATGCGCAGATGCCGCTGGCACTGGGCCCGACCGACAAACAGGTCATGATGAAGGCCTGGCAATCGGGCGCCAAGATGGGAATGCTGAAGAAGGTCCCGGATAGCCCCGACGAATTGATCTGGTCGAAGGCGATTACGCAATAG